In one window of Eretmochelys imbricata isolate rEreImb1 chromosome 21, rEreImb1.hap1, whole genome shotgun sequence DNA:
- the TAF8 gene encoding transcription initiation factor TFIID subunit 8 isoform X2 — protein sequence MADTVSSGSGTRSGGKHSTTPADNYYLARRRTLQVVVSSLLTEAGFESAEKAAVETLTEMLQSYVSEIGRSAKSYCEHTARTQPTLSDIVVTLVEMGFNVETLPAYAKRSQRMVITAPPVTNQPVTPKALTAGQNKPHPSHIPGHFPEFPDPHTYIKTPTYREPVSDYQILREKAASQRRDVERALTRFMAKTGETQSLFKDDVSTFPLIAARPFTIPYLTALLPSELEMQQMEETDSSEQDDQTDTENLPLHMSTDDSGAEKENASVLQQNASLSGSRNGEESLIDNPYLRPVKKPKIRRKK from the exons ATGGCGGACACGGTGTCCAGCGGCTCGGGCACG AGATCAGGAGGCAAACACTCAACAACGCCGGCAGATAATTATTACTTGGCTCGGAGAAGGACTCTGCAGGTTGTGGTCAGCTCCTTGCTGACAGAGGCTGGGTTTGAGAGTGCCGAAAAGGCAGCGGTGGAAACCCTGACAGAGATGTTACAGAGCT ATGTGTCAGAAATCGGAAGGAGCGCCAAATCCTACTGTGAGCATACAGCAAGAACTCAGCCGACCCTTTCGGATATTGTTGTTACCTTAGTCGAAATGG GGTTCAATGTAGAAACTCTCCCTGCATATGCCAAGCGCTCCCAGCGGATGGTCATCACTGCAC CGCCTGTGACAAATCAGCCAGTGACTCCCAAAGCCCTGACGGCGGGACAGAACAAACCCCATCCATCCCACATCCCCGGCCATTTTCCTGAGTTCCCGGATCCTCACACCTACATCAAAACTCCG ACGTACCGGGAGCCAGTTTCAGATTACCAGATACTACGGGAAAAGGCAGCGTCGCAGAGGCGTGATGTGGAAAGAGCTCTGACTCGCTTCATGGCAAAGACGGGAGAGACGCAGAGTCTCTTCAAGGATGATGTCAGCACGTTCCCAT TGATTGCTGCCAGACCTTTCACAATACCGTACCTGACTGCTCTTCTCCCCTCTGAGCTGGAGATGCAGCAGATGGAGGAAACGGATTCATCCGAGCAAGATGATCAGACGGACACGGAAAACCTCCCCCTCCACATGAGCACG GATGATTCGGGAGCTGAGAAAGAGAATGCTTCAGTGCTACAGCAAAATGCATCCCTGTCCGGCAGTCGCAACGGAGAGGAGAGCCTAATAGACAATCCCTACCTCCGGCCAGTGAAAAAACCCAAGATCCGCAGAAAGAAGTGA
- the TAF8 gene encoding transcription initiation factor TFIID subunit 8 isoform X1, which yields MLTVLLPSTPNCSSARSGGKHSTTPADNYYLARRRTLQVVVSSLLTEAGFESAEKAAVETLTEMLQSYVSEIGRSAKSYCEHTARTQPTLSDIVVTLVEMGFNVETLPAYAKRSQRMVITAPPVTNQPVTPKALTAGQNKPHPSHIPGHFPEFPDPHTYIKTPTYREPVSDYQILREKAASQRRDVERALTRFMAKTGETQSLFKDDVSTFPLIAARPFTIPYLTALLPSELEMQQMEETDSSEQDDQTDTENLPLHMSTDDSGAEKENASVLQQNASLSGSRNGEESLIDNPYLRPVKKPKIRRKK from the exons ATGCTCACAGTTCTGCTCCCGAGCACTCCAAATTGCTCCAGTGCT AGATCAGGAGGCAAACACTCAACAACGCCGGCAGATAATTATTACTTGGCTCGGAGAAGGACTCTGCAGGTTGTGGTCAGCTCCTTGCTGACAGAGGCTGGGTTTGAGAGTGCCGAAAAGGCAGCGGTGGAAACCCTGACAGAGATGTTACAGAGCT ATGTGTCAGAAATCGGAAGGAGCGCCAAATCCTACTGTGAGCATACAGCAAGAACTCAGCCGACCCTTTCGGATATTGTTGTTACCTTAGTCGAAATGG GGTTCAATGTAGAAACTCTCCCTGCATATGCCAAGCGCTCCCAGCGGATGGTCATCACTGCAC CGCCTGTGACAAATCAGCCAGTGACTCCCAAAGCCCTGACGGCGGGACAGAACAAACCCCATCCATCCCACATCCCCGGCCATTTTCCTGAGTTCCCGGATCCTCACACCTACATCAAAACTCCG ACGTACCGGGAGCCAGTTTCAGATTACCAGATACTACGGGAAAAGGCAGCGTCGCAGAGGCGTGATGTGGAAAGAGCTCTGACTCGCTTCATGGCAAAGACGGGAGAGACGCAGAGTCTCTTCAAGGATGATGTCAGCACGTTCCCAT TGATTGCTGCCAGACCTTTCACAATACCGTACCTGACTGCTCTTCTCCCCTCTGAGCTGGAGATGCAGCAGATGGAGGAAACGGATTCATCCGAGCAAGATGATCAGACGGACACGGAAAACCTCCCCCTCCACATGAGCACG GATGATTCGGGAGCTGAGAAAGAGAATGCTTCAGTGCTACAGCAAAATGCATCCCTGTCCGGCAGTCGCAACGGAGAGGAGAGCCTAATAGACAATCCCTACCTCCGGCCAGTGAAAAAACCCAAGATCCGCAGAAAGAAGTGA